The DNA region gattagATATCAGATtctttctatcatttttttttctgcgGAGATCAGAAGGTCAGGTGCGTGTGTGAATAAGTTATTGAGCACATCTTGTCCGAGAAGAGCTGGCAACCGACAGAGTCACAGAGATGCTGGTTGTCCACAGATGGACTGATGAAACCCACTTTGACGGACACCGGTTCTGAAATTACCAATTATTTGAAGTTCAAGAGATAGTGAATCTGCAGCTACACCAACAGTATCATTTTACTTATCATTTTTCTCATAAATAAATCTGTCgccaaatatatttatttatctgcGTCGTACGAGTTGTATAATTATAGTTTAATCAACCACTgaatagaaattttaaaattcaaaagaatAAGTTTAATATCATCAAATGAACCTTATCAAATCCCATTGGAACTTATTCTTTCCACTCCCAGAATTTATTACACTTATTTTATCATTAACATTTTTGGTCTTCATTTtcggattttaaagtttttaccaaaagaagaaagaaataacGTAGTGCTACTAGTGAGCCAGGTGGACTAGGATTATAGACCAATGGTAGGCATAAGATAAAAATTGCAAAATTACtgaaaagcaaaagaaaaaaaaaaggcattATCACGAAGCATAAAAGAAAATGTCATTTGTGGTTCTCTCTCATCATAAATCTAGGGTTTCTTAAGAAGTTCCCAGCAATCTGTATCACACCACCATCTTCccaaaatctcttttttttctttctttctttctgtcTATCTCCAGAAACATATACAGATAGATAAATACACAAATAGAGAACCACACATCAATCTAAGATCATACACATACGAGGAGGGTAAATCTCGAAATCCGTCTTCAGTTTTTCGTTGATTCAGTTTTCTATGTATAGCAAATCAATGTTTCCTTTATTTCTTGTAAAAGTCAAATCAAAgagtttttcttttccaattATGCTTATTATTGATGATGATGTTTCTTGAGAAATTATATAAGTCTATGTCTAATCAATCTAATCATGGTTTTAACTTCTTGATACTATTCGTTTTATTTAGCTAAacaaatctttttcttttctttgatttaattaaatcaGAAGATTTTGATTTTAGGCTTTGATAAGAAAGTAAAGAATGGTGAGGGGAAAGACTGAGATCAAGAGGATAGAGAACGCAACGAGCAGGCAAGTGACTTTCTCCAAGAGAAGAAATGGACTTTTAAAGAAAGCTTTTGAGTTATCTGTCCTTTGTGAAGCTGAAGTTGGTTTGATCATCTTCTCTCCAAGATCCAAACTCTATGAGTTCTCTAGCTCTAGGTACATCTCTCTCTTATCCTCTCTTTGTTTGTCCATCTACTTGTGCTAAAAAAATGATTTCTCCTGATTAGATTCGATTAGGGGCTAATCTGGTCCAGTTCTCACTGTAGACTCGGTGGATTATATTTGGTTATGTGATTATCAAAGTCGTGATAGAGAGTGATTCAGTGGTGATTTTTGTTTATAGAAAAGTAGATCGGAGTACTTTTATAGGATAGATATCTTGTAGTAATCAGATTTACATGGCACTGCAACCTATGTATGTGTATGTACATGGCATTTGCTGTAGACGAGTTGATCATtccgactctctctctctctctctctaatgaGATCTTTTTGATGATCTGATACTTGATTTTTATCCATTTGTAACAACGAAAAGTCAAATGCTAACTATCTACATATATCTAGCTAGTTTTATAATTATGTGGAAATATATATGACTTTTAACTTTTTACTATAGTGTCCTTTAATTACTCGAATAAGACCTATCTGCGTTATCAGAATGCTCATGAATTAGGCAAAATACCCCAAGCTTGGAAGTAACGTTAAGTTTCCACATGTAGACATGTGTACCATGTGTCTCCTacgtatgtatatatatacaagtgtGTGTCTGTGAgtatagttttatcattattttgtatatagtattatatatGTGTGAACAAACGTTCGAAATTATGGATTACTCGTTTATGTAAGTCCACATGCTTCTTTTGTATGTgtgtatatgtatgtataaatatgtaaaaatgtgACAACAATGATGCATTTTGCTTCACTTTTCTCCCACACACGTTTACTTAAGCAATGACAGTGAAAGAGTCAGCCCATGTGTAGATCAAAATTATATTCATcctttctttgttttctctcATTTTTATTTGCTTAGTTATAGTcattttgattaaaaacatagagTTACAGTAAAACAATTAGGCATTTTAACTATCTACGTGTATTTAAGTGTCTTTTGAACAAAACCAAGAGAGGTTAATCACAATTAACTAGGCATTCTTAACCACATAATCATAGTTGTTAATTAATGCAGTTGTTAATGATTTTTAAAGGGTAagtattaattttagtttttatctgAGCATGTGCATCTATATTTACATCTATTGTCTCTGTATGTATGTGTATTAGTGTATGATGTTGGATCATAAATCTCAAGTAGAATGTTGTTATGATTTTTATCTGAGTATGGCGTTCGGGTCTTCCGGTCGTCTTcggatattttaaaaattttggtttaaGTTGGTTTTTCTCGGGTCCggatctataattaaaatacctATGAAATATCCGTAATGTTTGGGTTCAAATCGGATTTGGATTAGATTTGAATGTTTAAAATCTGAAAGAGACATAACATACCCAGATTCCATCAAATTTAGTcgatatttgttatatatatttaaaattttacaaaataacttgatttaaaatattaataactaaaactaaaaaaaattctaaattttagattttaaaactttatattacttaaaacgtttacaaaataatagttaGCAAgagatatttcaactaaatcataacTCGGATACAAATTAGTTCTTATCGGGTAAGATCTATTATAGTCTGTTTTTTCGGATCAGTTTCTCTCGATTCCAGTTCTTTCGTGTAAAATAAATTTGGATCcaaaaaatacttataaattttttattcaatttcGAATTAGGTATTTTTGGAACGGTTCTACTACAGATTTACGGGTCCAGGTTAAAATGTGCAGACTAATTTTTACACTATCTTATTCATTTTgaagtaaacaaaacaaatattccGCTTTCAGTAATTAATCAGATAAGAATAGTTGTTTCAAAAATTTGTGTAATGTTATGGAATAACAAATATTCTGCTTTCAGTATTTAACCAATAACATTTTCAAAagatgaaatttatatttttttttacaatgatAGATCATTAATTGATATTAATAAGTTgcaaatctttttagaatattaattatatttaaattgataCTATGGGATAGTTATTAGAAAGtttatagtaaatatatataataaattagttataaatatattttatatttttatatacgtAAAGATATTTCAACAAAATAACGTGttaatcataataataattagaaaaatacacTATTTTATAGTAATATAAGTCACATAGTTGCCGcgtgtgttcaaaaaaaaagtcacaTCGTTTCCGCTTACTTAATTTACACATCCATAACCATCTAGCATTATTATCTGTTCTGTATATTTAACAATGTCATGATGGTTTATTTACAATAGAAAAAGTGATCAGTTACATATAAATTTCGAAACAAGCAAAATAACTATGCTATAcgttattctattaaaattctaaaactaaAAAGTGAAAAGGCTTACATTTTCACTCCTCCTTTGCGTTTCTCTGATTTGCATTTGACTATTTTTAGCATGGCAAAAACAATAGAACGATATCAGAAACGGGTCAAAGAAACTGGGATTAATTACCCGAGAGATGACAATTCTCAGGTAATCAAACCTCTTTCTCAATCTTTGATTTTAGTTATGACTtaaacaaatcatcattcatATTTAAGGGTTTATATATTGTGGATGAATAAGCTTTtcataaaaaaacatttgtgtGTTTATATGTTTCACCTAGTTTCACCGACTACACTATACTACTTGTTTTGCAGCAAGCAAGAGACGAAACATATGGTCTAACAAAAAAGATTGAGCAGCTAGAGATATCTAAACGGTTTGTAATTTATAAATCGTTTGAGAAAATTATGTATAGATATGAAGTAGAAACTGGGGTTGTTTATTAATTGCAGAAAAATGCTTGGGAAAGGTATTGATGCATGTTCTATTGAGGAGCTGCAACAGTTAGAGAATCGGTTGGAACGAGGCTTGAGCAGGATACGAGCCAAGAAGGTACTCTTTTTTTAACACTCTAAGAAGTAAGAAGCTactcttttttaaaaaaataaacacatcACAATTGCACACTAAATATTcatttaatatcaaaatttagaaTGTATGTTCTTCCATACGTACACGGTACACCACTTATCATTTCCCTTGATATATGAAATCAAAATTCaatttgtttcattattttttcattaCTATGCAAAAAGTTATTCAGAACAATACGTGTCGTTCTGTTAATCATGTAACATGCTATCTATTCTAAACTTAATCCCCTTTATTAATTGCGGCCTTCAATTCCATGCATGAGTACATCATTGCTGTTTAAGTGCATGATTTGCGTGGCTTCACTAATGATATTATAAAGAGTAAAGTCACTACATATAGTGTTGATATATATGGCTTAACTTAAGATTCATTAGAATGTACACGCGAAGGTCATCTATTCTTTAAATTATGTTTACCATGTAAATTTTTGCTTACATCTATTTGTAAATCAATTATTTTCAGTACCTATTACTTCGTGAAGAAATTGAGAAGCTGAAGCATGAGGTAAAGCAAAATTCACCTTTTACTTTTTCCCCTCTTTTCTAATGTGTGTGTACATATATCTTTGTATAGTTGCATAAATAGTCATATTTTCAATACTTCAagtaaaaaaacttttatattcTTTGTCAAAATCTCAGGAGAGGAATCTCATTAAGGAAAATAAAGAACTGAAAGAGAAGGTACCGATTTTTTCCTTCAGTAGTAAATGTTTCTCTAACCAtgaaatatagtatttttgcTGATAAGAGTTTTGGTAAATTGTATAAATGACAGTGGCGTGGAATGGGAGCAATAGTAGTAGCATCACCATCATCAACCTTGTCATCAGCAGAAGTGAACAAGGATAGCAATGACAATATGGAAGTGGAGACTGGTTTGTTCATTGGACCTCCTGAGCCAAGACAATCCAAGAAACTCCCTccttaaagaagaagaagttgagcctcatttttttatcaaaagaaaaaagaaagttaaGCCTCACAACTTCAAAAGaatgttatttatgttttatatattttcgtcCAAAAATTTGAGGTGCCAATAAATTCTAAAACATAGTGTAGTAGTTTGTTCTTATTCAATGAGCTGAGCCTCAAAAGTTTCTATAAAACTACTGTTGTATTACTTGTGTGTATTAGAAGTTCAGTACatgtttaagtattttgtttatatatatttttaattaatactgTTTAAAGTGTAAGAAACAACAATCTATCAAGtagaaatcataaaaattataGACTTATAACGAAGCAAGATTATTATACTTTTGCCTAGCGTTTACGAGGATGGGACATCTTGCACACTCTGGTTGAGGATTGTACTGTCAATTAAAATTCAATGAAgaacagaaaatataaaaacggattcaaaatacaaaataaacgTTCTTGATCAGTATTTTGCTTTTATTCCTCAAAGAAAAATGCAGACCATAACTCATCCATAACAAAATCCAATTCAAAAGATCCAACAAAGGTATTCCAATCTGGGAGAAATGTTTAGACAACTCCACACACAGCACATTATTCGAAAGATGGTTGCCATTGAAGAGTTTCTCCAGCAAACATTGGAACGATCTCTCCAAACGAGAAGGTTAAGACCTCAGGAACTTTCCAAGGAGCTTTCTTGAGAGTGATCTTTGAAGAGTTTCTCGGGAGGCCATAGAAATCAGGTCCATTGAAGCTTGTGAAAGCTTCCAACTTGTCAAGCGCACCAGCCTGAGGTAAAAGATATGAACATTAAAGTAAACTCCAAAACCGGGAAAAGTAAACCGTTTGAAGTTACCTCATCAAAGACCTTGGCGTATAGAGACAAGGCAACAGGAGCGCTGTAAATACCAGCACATCCACATGATGATTCTTTTCTTCTCCGTTCATGTGGAGCACTGTCTGTGCCCAGGAAGAACTTCTTGCTTCCACTAGTTACAGCTTTAACAATGGCTTCTCCTGTAGTAAAAGCATAGTGATCTGATTTCAGAAAACAGATATAAGAAAATGAAATCTGGATGATCCAGAGGGGAGTGAAGAACATACGGTGTATCTCTCTTTTGAGAACGGGAAGGCAGTAGTTGTATGGATGTAATCCACCTGGAAAAGAGCGTTTCTGTTGAGAAGGAGATGTTGTGGTGTGACTGTTGCACCCACAAACCCTAGTAAGTCACCAAAAAGGATATGAGCCTGGAACAGATAAAAAACTAAAGACAggaatgaaaaatatttagcGCACTCTGGTAAAGTTCATCTAGCTCATGAAGCACTACTGCATAGTATCACTGTTCTATTTAAAAGTAACCGGTCCAGCCACAAAGACCCTTCTGTCAGTGAGTTGCTGGAATTTATCGGGAAAGAAGCTTGGTACAGGAAACAGAGTGAAGAGGTAGTAAAGACACGTGGAAGCTAGAGATTGGAGGGAGAAGGTTGTTAGAGTCGTAGTTGGAGTTTGTTGGAGAGATACCAACGGTTCCAATCAAATAAGGACAGCTGTCAAGTGAAGAAGGAGTGACGAGTATAAGAGCTCTGTTTCTCTGAGTTATTTATATTCATTCAGAAAAATTGTAACAAACTCTGTTGTGTTTTCTCTCGATATTTCTCACTATGTCTGTTGGATAGGATGTTTCAGCCAGGAATTACAGGA from Raphanus sativus cultivar WK10039 unplaced genomic scaffold, ASM80110v3 Scaffold2999, whole genome shotgun sequence includes:
- the LOC108852033 gene encoding agamous-like MADS-box protein AGL19; protein product: MVRGKTEIKRIENATSRQVTFSKRRNGLLKKAFELSVLCEAEVGLIIFSPRSKLYEFSSSSMAKTIERYQKRVKETGINYPRDDNSQQARDETYGLTKKIEQLEISKRKMLGKGIDACSIEELQQLENRLERGLSRIRAKKYLLLREEIEKLKHEERNLIKENKELKEKWRGMGAIVVASPSSTLSSAEVNKDSNDNMEVETGLFIGPPEPRQSKKLPP
- the LOC130506212 gene encoding dihydroorotase, mitochondrial-like, with translation MKFSFFFMDCVQVFFLFPRNRALILVTPSSLDSCPYLIGTVGISPTNSNYDSNNLLPPISSFHVVCGCNSHTTTSPSQQKRSFPGGLHPYNYCLPVLKREIHREAIVKAVTSGSKKFFLGTDSAPHERRRKESSCGCAGIYSAPVALSLYAKVFDEAGALDKLEAFTSFNGPDFYGLPRNSSKITLKKAPWKVPEVLTFSFGEIVPMFAGETLQWQPSFE